One segment of Haloplanus natans DSM 17983 DNA contains the following:
- a CDS encoding 2-dehydropantoate 2-reductase, with amino-acid sequence MKFAVFGAGGVGGYLGARLTDAGHEVHLIARGDHLEALQSSGLQVESVAGDTSVTPTATDDPSDIGPCDYVLFCVKSYDTREAASALEPLLGAETAVVSLQNGVDNETWLADEVGADHVVGGVAYIFSTIAEPGVVAHTGGPARFVFGELDGERTRRVEALDDALSACAGIESVLSEDVRVELWRKFCLICAQAGMTATTRLPLGEIRETESSWAMYRRLMAEVATVARAEGIDLPETVVDEWCEFVRDLDPEMYSSLHYDLTHGNRLELDALHGSVVRHAADVGIDAPINEAVHAILRPWAARNA; translated from the coding sequence ATGAAGTTTGCCGTCTTCGGGGCCGGTGGTGTCGGTGGCTATCTCGGCGCACGACTCACCGACGCCGGGCACGAGGTACATCTGATCGCCCGTGGAGACCACCTTGAGGCCCTCCAGTCGTCCGGGTTGCAGGTGGAGAGCGTCGCGGGGGATACGTCGGTCACACCCACGGCAACGGACGACCCGTCCGATATCGGGCCCTGTGACTACGTCCTCTTCTGCGTGAAGTCGTACGACACGCGCGAGGCCGCGTCGGCTCTCGAACCGCTTCTGGGTGCGGAGACGGCCGTCGTCTCCCTCCAGAACGGCGTGGACAACGAGACGTGGCTCGCCGACGAGGTCGGCGCGGACCACGTGGTCGGCGGCGTGGCCTACATCTTCTCGACCATCGCGGAGCCGGGGGTCGTGGCCCACACGGGTGGTCCCGCACGATTCGTCTTCGGCGAACTCGACGGGGAGCGAACCCGACGAGTCGAGGCGTTGGACGACGCGCTCTCCGCGTGTGCGGGGATCGAATCGGTGCTATCCGAGGACGTCCGCGTCGAACTCTGGCGGAAGTTCTGTCTCATCTGTGCGCAGGCGGGGATGACGGCGACGACTCGCCTGCCACTGGGCGAGATTCGGGAGACCGAGTCGTCGTGGGCGATGTACCGTCGGCTCATGGCGGAGGTGGCGACGGTCGCACGAGCGGAAGGTATCGACCTGCCCGAGACGGTCGTCGACGAGTGGTGCGAGTTCGTTCGGGATCTCGATCCGGAGATGTACTCCTCGCTCCACTACGATCTGACCCACGGCAACCGGCTCGAACTCGACGCGCTTCATGGCTCGGTCGTGCGACACGCCGCGGACGTGGGCATCGACGCGCCGATAAACGAAGCCGTCCACGCGATACTGCGTCCGTGGGCGGCGCGGAACGCCTAG
- a CDS encoding AIR synthase family protein, with amino-acid sequence MTGKLDRATLSDLVLSRTGAANRDLLAGPAFGEDAAAIRVGSETLVVSTDPISLAAERIGQLAVAVASNDVAACGGRPEFLLCTVLLPSGDPSLLDTITGQLDAESRRLGLAIAGGHTEVVAGLDRPLCSLTCFGVADRYVPTGGASPGDRILLTKGAGVEATGVIATDFRDRLDLPAAIIDRATTAFDDLSIMPEAAVLAPVATAMHDPTEGGVLEGLIEMALTSGTTLDIDRGAVHVREETRAVCDAVGVDPLRVLGSGALLAAVGEDDAENVLAALADEGIDAVEIGRVVAGEACVDLDGERVTEPIRDDVYALWDDL; translated from the coding sequence ATGACCGGCAAGCTGGATCGAGCGACGCTGTCGGACCTCGTCCTCTCGCGGACGGGGGCGGCGAATCGGGACCTGCTCGCCGGCCCGGCGTTCGGCGAGGACGCCGCGGCGATTCGGGTCGGTTCGGAGACGCTGGTCGTCAGCACGGACCCCATCTCGCTCGCGGCCGAGCGCATCGGACAGTTGGCCGTCGCCGTCGCCTCGAACGACGTGGCGGCGTGCGGAGGCCGGCCCGAATTCCTCCTCTGTACGGTCCTTCTCCCCAGTGGCGACCCGTCGCTACTCGATACGATCACCGGGCAACTCGACGCCGAGTCGCGACGGCTCGGGCTCGCTATCGCCGGCGGACACACGGAGGTCGTCGCCGGCCTCGACCGGCCGCTCTGCTCGCTCACCTGCTTCGGCGTCGCCGACCGCTACGTCCCGACGGGCGGGGCGTCGCCGGGCGACCGGATTCTGCTCACGAAAGGCGCTGGCGTAGAGGCGACGGGCGTCATCGCCACCGACTTCCGCGACCGTCTCGACCTCCCGGCGGCGATCATCGACCGGGCGACCACCGCGTTCGACGACCTCAGCATCATGCCCGAGGCGGCCGTCCTCGCACCGGTCGCGACGGCGATGCACGACCCGACCGAGGGCGGCGTCCTCGAAGGGCTGATCGAGATGGCGTTGACCTCTGGAACGACCCTCGACATCGACCGCGGCGCCGTCCACGTCCGCGAGGAGACCCGCGCCGTCTGCGACGCCGTCGGTGTCGACCCCCTGCGCGTCCTCGGATCGGGGGCGCTGTTGGCCGCCGTCGGCGAGGACGACGCCGAGAACGTCCTCGCCGCACTGGCAGACGAAGGGATCGACGCCGTCGAAATCGGCCGTGTCGTTGCCGGCGAGGCGTGCGTCGACCTCGACGGCGAGCGCGTCACCGAACCGATCCGCGACGACGTGTACGCGCTGTGGGACGACTTATAA
- a CDS encoding DEAD/DEAH box helicase has product MTDESVDGDDPAVTVESFHDALQDEGRPVATAQQIARRLGCSQAAASDALDRLVTEGEVQRLDVESDPVVWYPTEWGRLAERERVVCFPERRELVVDQPTQYTRAQLSRFAHLVDTSGTKGYLYRIRREDVWNAPFDDCESLLRTLRSVLPRRSPHLEEWIERQWTRARQFTLTTHEDGYTVLEAASESLMGNVARQKLDEEHLHAPISDTESWVVEGSEAAIKRVLYEVGYPVVDDRDLETGDPLDVELTTSLRDYQRNWVDRFLDQRAGVFVGPSGSGKTVAAIGVLAAVGGETLILVPSRELAGQWRAELREHTTLDAADIGEYHGGEKEIRPVTIATYQVAGMDRHRALFDRREWGLIVYDEVHHIPSEVYRRSADLQSRHRLGLSATPVREDDRETDIYTLVGPPIGTDWDALFDAGYVQEPEVEIRYLPWANDEERNAYASAEPRAKHRIAGENPAKVDEVRHLLAEHPTAKALVFVEWLDHGQALADALDAPFVSGEMPHYERDRLFREFRAGERRTLVVSRVGDEGIDLPNAELAVVASGLGGSRRQGAQRAGRTMRPAGSATVYVLATRGTSEEDFAQRQMRHLAEKGIRVTEQGVD; this is encoded by the coding sequence ATGACCGACGAGTCCGTCGACGGTGACGATCCGGCCGTCACCGTGGAGTCGTTTCACGACGCGTTACAGGACGAGGGGCGCCCGGTGGCCACTGCCCAGCAGATCGCCCGACGCCTCGGCTGTTCACAGGCGGCCGCCAGCGACGCACTCGACCGTCTGGTGACCGAAGGCGAGGTGCAACGGCTCGACGTGGAGTCGGACCCCGTCGTCTGGTACCCGACCGAGTGGGGTCGACTGGCCGAGCGCGAACGCGTCGTCTGCTTCCCGGAACGGCGGGAACTCGTCGTCGACCAGCCGACACAGTACACGCGCGCACAGCTCTCCCGATTCGCACACCTCGTCGACACCTCGGGAACGAAAGGGTATCTCTACCGCATTCGGCGGGAAGACGTGTGGAACGCGCCGTTCGACGACTGCGAGTCCCTCCTTCGGACGCTTCGCTCCGTGCTTCCCCGTCGCTCGCCGCATCTAGAGGAGTGGATCGAGCGCCAGTGGACCCGCGCCCGACAGTTCACGCTCACGACCCACGAGGACGGCTACACCGTGCTGGAAGCGGCGAGCGAGAGCCTCATGGGCAACGTCGCCCGTCAAAAACTCGACGAGGAACACCTCCACGCCCCCATCTCCGACACCGAGAGCTGGGTCGTCGAGGGGAGTGAAGCGGCGATCAAGCGGGTGCTCTACGAGGTAGGGTACCCTGTCGTCGACGACCGAGACCTCGAGACCGGCGATCCACTCGACGTGGAGCTAACCACTTCGCTCCGCGACTACCAGCGCAACTGGGTCGACCGCTTTCTTGATCAACGTGCGGGCGTGTTCGTCGGTCCCTCGGGGAGCGGGAAGACCGTCGCCGCCATCGGCGTCCTCGCCGCTGTCGGCGGCGAGACGCTGATCCTCGTCCCCAGCCGCGAACTCGCCGGGCAGTGGCGGGCCGAACTCCGTGAACACACGACGCTCGACGCGGCCGACATCGGCGAGTACCACGGCGGCGAGAAGGAGATCCGTCCCGTCACGATAGCCACCTACCAAGTCGCGGGCATGGACCGTCACCGCGCGCTCTTCGACCGGCGCGAGTGGGGGCTGATCGTCTACGACGAGGTCCATCACATCCCCAGCGAGGTGTACCGGCGGAGCGCGGACCTCCAGAGCCGGCACCGCCTCGGCCTCTCGGCGACGCCGGTGCGTGAGGACGACCGCGAGACGGACATCTACACGCTCGTCGGGCCACCCATCGGCACCGACTGGGACGCCCTCTTCGACGCCGGCTACGTCCAGGAGCCGGAAGTCGAGATCCGGTATCTCCCATGGGCGAACGACGAGGAACGGAACGCGTACGCGAGCGCGGAGCCGCGAGCGAAACACCGGATCGCGGGCGAGAACCCGGCGAAAGTCGACGAGGTGCGCCACCTCCTCGCCGAGCATCCGACGGCGAAGGCGCTGGTGTTCGTCGAGTGGCTGGATCACGGGCAGGCGCTCGCCGACGCCCTCGACGCCCCCTTCGTCAGCGGGGAGATGCCCCACTACGAGCGCGACCGGCTGTTCCGGGAGTTCCGAGCGGGCGAACGCCGGACGCTCGTCGTCTCCCGCGTCGGCGACGAGGGGATCGACCTGCCGAACGCCGAACTCGCCGTCGTCGCCTCCGGTCTCGGCGGGTCTCGGCGGCAGGGCGCCCAGCGTGCCGGTCGAACCATGCGTCCCGCCGGCAGCGCAACGGTGTACGTGCTGGCGACCCGCGGAACGAGCGAGGAGGACTTCGCCCAGCGACAGATGCGCCACCTCGCGGAGAAGGGGATCAGGGTGACCGAGCAGGGCGTCGATTAG
- a CDS encoding TATA-box-binding protein, with the protein MSDPADSIEIQNVVASTGIGQELDLEALAEDLPGADFNPDNFPGLVYRTQDPKAAALIFRSGKIVCTGAKSIDDVHEALGIIFQKLRDLHIPVEEDPEITVQNIVSSADLGHTLNLNALAIGLGLEDVEYEPEQFPGLVYRMDDPDVVILLFGSGKIVITGGKRTADAAEAVDVIVDRIDDLGLLG; encoded by the coding sequence ATGAGTGACCCGGCAGATTCGATAGAGATTCAGAACGTGGTGGCGTCGACCGGCATCGGGCAGGAGCTCGATCTCGAAGCGCTGGCTGAGGACCTCCCAGGAGCGGACTTCAATCCCGACAACTTCCCGGGGTTAGTCTACCGGACGCAGGACCCGAAAGCGGCCGCTCTCATCTTTCGGTCGGGAAAGATCGTCTGTACGGGCGCGAAAAGCATCGACGACGTGCACGAAGCGCTCGGCATCATCTTCCAGAAGCTCCGTGACCTCCACATCCCCGTCGAGGAGGATCCGGAGATCACGGTCCAGAACATCGTCTCGAGCGCCGATCTGGGCCACACGCTCAACCTCAACGCCCTCGCCATCGGCCTCGGCCTAGAAGACGTGGAGTACGAACCGGAGCAGTTCCCCGGCCTCGTCTACCGCATGGACGACCCGGACGTGGTGATCCTGCTCTTTGGTAGCGGGAAAATCGTCATCACGGGCGGGAAGCGAACCGCCGACGCGGCGGAAGCAGTCGACGTGATCGTCGACCGCATCGACGACCTCGGGCTGTTAGGATAG
- a CDS encoding pyridoxal-phosphate-dependent aminotransferase family protein has product MLLTPGPTPLPPSVREVMSEALINPDVDPAFADRYDALLDKLGTVFGTDDEIVVMGGEGILGLEAAIASTVAPGDRVLCLSNGPYGDGFADFVERYGGESTLVDADYDDPLPIADLERTLERGEFDLATMVHCETPTGTLNDLGPALDRFEAHDVLTVVDAVSSLGGTPVPADRIDICLGASQKCFSAPPGLAIASVSDAAWERIETREPESLYTNLLPWHDAEQPYPYTHLTTLVVALDEALDLLLEAGPAAVYDRHREAAAVCRERGADMGLDPYPDPDRCSPTVTAFSTPGRATALQERLREAHGVTLSTGLGDLADDVLRVGHMGYNADVETVDRAMDALDAEL; this is encoded by the coding sequence ATGCTCCTGACGCCAGGTCCGACGCCGTTGCCGCCGTCCGTTCGCGAGGTGATGAGCGAGGCGCTGATCAACCCCGATGTCGATCCCGCCTTCGCCGACCGGTACGACGCCCTGCTCGACAAACTGGGGACGGTCTTCGGCACCGACGACGAGATAGTGGTCATGGGCGGCGAGGGTATCCTCGGACTCGAGGCCGCTATCGCCTCCACCGTCGCGCCCGGAGACCGGGTGCTGTGTCTCTCGAACGGCCCCTACGGCGACGGCTTCGCCGATTTCGTCGAGCGCTACGGGGGCGAGTCGACGCTCGTCGACGCCGACTACGACGACCCGCTTCCGATCGCGGACCTGGAACGGACGCTCGAACGCGGCGAGTTCGACCTCGCGACGATGGTCCACTGTGAGACGCCCACGGGGACGCTGAACGACCTCGGCCCAGCGCTCGATCGGTTCGAAGCGCACGACGTGTTGACCGTCGTCGACGCCGTCTCCTCGCTCGGCGGGACGCCCGTCCCGGCCGACCGTATCGACATCTGCCTCGGCGCGTCACAGAAATGCTTCAGCGCGCCGCCGGGGCTCGCCATCGCGTCGGTGAGCGACGCGGCATGGGAACGGATCGAGACCCGCGAGCCCGAATCGCTGTACACCAACCTGCTCCCGTGGCACGACGCCGAGCAACCCTACCCCTACACCCACCTGACGACGCTCGTGGTGGCACTCGACGAGGCGCTCGACCTCCTGCTGGAGGCGGGACCCGCCGCCGTCTACGACCGACACCGCGAGGCCGCCGCCGTCTGCCGGGAGCGCGGCGCCGATATGGGACTCGATCCGTACCCCGATCCCGACCGATGCTCGCCGACGGTCACCGCCTTCTCGACGCCGGGGCGAGCGACCGCGTTGCAGGAACGCCTCCGCGAGGCCCACGGCGTGACGCTCTCGACGGGGCTCGGTGACCTCGCGGACGACGTGCTCCGGGTGGGGCACATGGGGTACAACGCGGACGTCGAGACCGTCGACCGGGCGATGGACGCCCTCGACGCGGAACTCTAA